A DNA window from Nostoc commune NIES-4072 contains the following coding sequences:
- the nifH gene encoding nitrogenase iron protein — protein MSDERIRQIAFYGKGGIGKSTTSQNTLAAMAEVGKRILIVGCDPKADSTRLILHCKAQTTVLHLAAERGAVEDIELEEVVITGFRDIRCVESGGPEPGVGCAGRGIITAINFLEENGAYSDVDFVSYDVLGDVVCGGFAMPIREGKAQEIYIVTSGEMMAMFAANNIARGVLKYAHTGGVRLGGLICNSRKTDREDELISTLAARLSTQMIHFVPRDNIVQHAELRRMTVNEYAPDSNQANEYRTLADKIINNTNLAVPTPIEMDELEDLLIEFGILESEENAAKLISQADAAKKQEDAEGEALEALKKGNVEIVSGSDKK, from the coding sequence ATGTCCGACGAAAGAATTAGACAGATTGCTTTTTACGGTAAAGGTGGTATTGGTAAATCTACCACTTCTCAAAATACCCTTGCTGCAATGGCAGAAGTGGGTAAACGCATCTTGATTGTCGGATGTGACCCCAAAGCTGACTCTACCCGTTTGATTTTGCACTGTAAAGCTCAAACTACCGTACTGCATTTAGCTGCTGAACGGGGTGCTGTGGAAGATATCGAACTTGAAGAAGTGGTAATCACCGGTTTCCGGGATATCAGATGTGTAGAATCTGGTGGGCCAGAACCTGGTGTAGGTTGCGCCGGTCGGGGTATCATCACCGCCATTAACTTCCTTGAAGAAAACGGCGCTTACTCAGACGTAGATTTCGTATCCTACGACGTATTGGGCGACGTTGTATGCGGTGGTTTTGCGATGCCAATTCGTGAAGGTAAAGCGCAAGAAATCTACATCGTTACCTCTGGTGAAATGATGGCAATGTTTGCAGCTAACAATATTGCTCGTGGCGTTCTCAAATATGCTCACACTGGTGGTGTACGTTTGGGTGGGCTAATTTGTAACAGCCGTAAAACTGACCGGGAAGACGAACTGATTAGCACCTTAGCAGCCAGATTAAGTACCCAGATGATTCACTTCGTCCCCCGTGACAACATCGTGCAACACGCCGAATTGCGTCGGATGACTGTAAATGAGTACGCACCCGACAGCAACCAAGCTAATGAATATCGCACACTAGCAGACAAGATTATCAACAATACAAATCTCGCCGTTCCCACACCCATCGAAATGGATGAACTAGAAGATTTGTTGATTGAATTCGGTATTCTTGAAAGTGAAGAAAATGCTGCCAAACTAATTAGCCAAGCAGATGCTGCTAAGAAGCAAGAAGATGCTGAAGGTGAAGCATTAGAAGCACTGAAAAAAGGAAACGTAGAAATAGTTTCCGGTAGCGATAAAAAGTAA